One Panicum virgatum strain AP13 chromosome 9K, P.virgatum_v5, whole genome shotgun sequence genomic region harbors:
- the LOC120648701 gene encoding uncharacterized protein LOC120648701 gives MEQNIKRRERYNSNKKGVNVGKPNYDSGIWESDDEMLAAQDEEDLDCKAPDDCEFDLDVLTDDEARVYHSNDVQFSTIREPEVVILDSDSYERVYNDLPAEHLVLRKVPICEYCGAIRFSSEGPGFCCRQGKVNIVNTPVPDDLHCLFTS, from the exons aTGGAGCAGAATATCAAACGGAGGGAAAGATACAATAGTAACAAAAAAG GTGTAAACGTTGGGAAACCAAACTATGACTCCGGTATTTGGGAATCCGATGACGAGATGTTGGCCGCGCAAGATG AGGAGGATCTGGATTGCAAAGCGCCAGATGATTGTGAATTTGATCTTGATGTTCTCACGGATGACGAAGCAAGAGTCTACCATAGTAATG ATGTGCAGTTCAGTACAATCAGGGAACCAGAAGTGGTTATCTTGGACAGTGATTCTTACGAAAGAGTATACAACGATCTGCCTGCTGAACATCTTGTGTTGAGGAAAGTGCCGATATGCGAGTATTGTGGTGCTATAAGGTTTTCAAGTGAAGGTCCCGGTTTTTGTTGCAGACAAGGAAAAGTTAATATAGTGAATACACCAGTTCCCGACGATCTGCATTGCTTGTTTACAAGCTAG